The Calypte anna isolate BGI_N300 chromosome 9, bCalAnn1_v1.p, whole genome shotgun sequence sequence GCGTTTCAGAAGCATCTTCAGAtgccaaaaaaaataaaggaaagggATTTGAAAATCTTCACTACAGAAAATCCAGGTTGCCAATCATTCATGAAGGGAACTGCATTAATGAAGATAATGCAGCTACGAGAACCTCTGAAGCTGTGAATGCTGTGGCTGAAGATGGCACTTTACAACCTGCAGATATGTCAGACCAGGAAATACTGATGCAGAAGAATTTAGATGAAAGAGCTACTTCATCCCTTATCACTACCAATTTGATGAGTGAGGTTGAAAATTCCTGCTCAGCACATGTGTTAGAAGATGTATCTTTAACTGAAATGGCTAAAGAGGAGCTGGTGCCTCTCTGTGTTCAGGAaccagcaaaacacagcagtaaGGCAGATGGAGAAGATTCTGCAGGTGTTGGGCAAACTGATCTTCCTGTGCAAAACGAGCAGGCAACTACAGGTGAGTATGCTACAAACTTGGCAGAATCTGTTCTGCAAGATGCATTCATCAGACTGTCACAGTCCCAGCCCACTTTTAGTGAGGAGGCTGCAGTCAGCATCTCTGTAGGAAGCTCCTCTAAGTCAGAAGATGGATCTGCTCCCCGATCGTGGAATGAACTTCCCAAGATTGTCATAGTGCAAAGCCCAGACAGCTCTGAAAATGTGGCTGACTGGCCAGGGTCTGCCTTCCCCAACCTGTGCCACTGGACTGAATCAGAAAGTTCTGCTGAAGTTTCAGATTACTTGGAGGAAGAACACTCAAATGGACACGGCCAGAGTGCTCTGGAAGTGGCTCTAGCCTGTGCAGCCACTGTTATTGGGACCATTTCCAGTCCCCAGGCTGCAGAAAAATTCAGACGGGATCAAGAAGCCACGGACTCTAAAAGTGGAGGAGTTGGTAGAGAAGAGCTACACCCAGAATCTTCACAGGTAATGGACGGCTCTGCTGACACAGAATATTCATTTCCATCTGCACTGTGTGGAATGACCCAAGTAGCAAGTGCCGTGGCCATCTGTGGTCTGGGGGACACAAAGGAAGAGAAGTACCCTGCAGCTTCAAGTGGCCTCCTGTCTGCTGCTCAGACTTCTGCAGCCATCACTCTTCATTGCAGCATAGCTATAGGAAGCAGCATGGAGAAGCTCAACCATAGCATTGCAGAGGCACTTCTCAAAGAGGCATCAATCATTTTGACAAAACCCAACACGTACAAAAACGTAGGGCATTTTATGGAATccataaatggaaaaattattgAAACAACAGCAAGGCCACAAGTTCCACAAACCAAGGAAGTAATCAGGGATGAACTTGCACAGAACCTGTCCAATATTATCCTACGCCATTCTATTGAAGAGGTTAGGAAGAGGAGACTGCTACACCCCCATGCAGAACACAGCTCAActgcaaaagacattttcacaGAGACTGCAAATGAGTTACTTTTTAACATAATCTATTTCACTTGCAAGAAGATGAATGACATAAGACAAGTTGAAGAGTgttctcctctcttttctgaGGACACAAAAGCAGATCAAGTAACAAGAGAAGCAACACAGGCAGCAGCATATGAAACTCCACGGAACCCCCTTGATCACTTTGCTGTTAAGCCATTCAGTACACCCTACAGCTCTAGTGGTGGTGAAGATCTTGGAAGTGACACAAACACCGAGAAATGTATTGTGAAAGATGCCAACAGTAAGACAAGTGCCACATTGAATTCAGAACCAACGAGCAGATCTACAGGGCCGAACACACTTGCTACAAAAACATCTCCCAAGAAAAGATACCTGAAAAGAACTGCACGAGACTGCTACAAATTCCCAAATCAGAGTAACAATCCTCATCAAAAGAAAGACTGCAGATCATTTTCAGACAGAGAAAACACCTTTGCAAACAATGAGTGCAGGCACAGTGTTCAGGAACAGCTCTCATCCAGTGCCACCATGAATGCAGAAGATGAGGTCAAGCCTAAGAGTGACACTGTGCTAAATAATGATGTCCAGGTCAGTTTATCTTTATTAGGAAACCATGTGTTGCTTCCTTCTCAGCCTGTGCTACAGGTGAAACATTCAAGGGGTAAATATTGTATTACTGATTATGCAGAAGAATTGGCAGAAACAGTTGTCTCTATGGCAACAGAAATAGCTGCCATTTGTCTTGAAAATTCAAACGGAAAGCAGCCCTGGTTCTGTGCGTGGAAGAGAGGCAATGAATATCTGGTGACCCAGAGTTTATCATGCAGgagcatgaaaaggaaaaaggaaacccaTGCTAATGGTTCAGTTGTCAGGAAGCACAGGGCCCCGAGACTTAGTGAGAtcaaaaggaaaactgatgAACATCCTGAGCTGAAGGAAAGATTGATGAACCGGGTGGTAGATGAATCCATAAACCTTGAGGACACACCAGATTCAGTCAACATCTTTGCAAATGAAGTGGCTGCCAAGATCATGAACCTCACTGAACTCTCCATGGTCGATGGCATCTGGCAAGGTCCAAACCACCCCAGGACCAGGCTGCATTGTGAAAGATGGAGCCGAGCCAAGGCCTCGAGCTGCGAGAGCATCCCAGAGGAGGACTTGGATTCCAAAGCCTCTTTCAACACCCTTGGGCTAATGAACACTTTTGGGCAGTCTTTGAGCCAGACCAGTTCTGTCTCCAAGCAGTCTAGTTGTGAAAGTATTACAGATGAGTTTTCAAGATTTATGGTGAACCAAATGGAAAACGAAGGGAGAGGTTTCGATTTATTACTCGATTACtatgcaggaaaaaatgcaaacaacatTTTAACTTCTGCTTTGCAACAAGTTGCCAAGAAAAATGGTCATCTCAATGTAAGACCGAGCTGTCCATCCAAACAGTCCAGCACTGAAAGCATAACAGAAGAATTTTATAGGTATATGCTaagagaaatagaaaaggaaaataaagagaactTATCTTCCCCTCTGAACTCAAAGGACTGGTGTGGCAGTTTGCTACCCCCCTCTCTACGATCACCTTTTTGCTTTAGGCAATCATCAGTGCCAGACAGCAGATCATCAGGCTCTAGATTAACAGTTAGTGTCCCAGTTAAGGCAAATTCATTAGATGGATTTGCCCACCATCACCAAGATTCCTTAAGTTTACAGCCAGGCAATACCGTGGCTTCTTCAGGTCTTTGCAAGTCTGACTCATGCCTGTACCAAAGATGCAAGACTGACCAGATAACAGATATGTTGATTCATGAGACATGGGCAAGTTCCATCAAATCTCTGATGTGCAAGAACAAAATCATAGCAGATGaggaagaggctgcagagctggaccAGTTTCCCAGCGATTCCTCACCACAGGTGGAACAATATGCAAACAGATTGGCTGCAAATATTGTGGCAACTGGTAAAAATTTAATTGGTGCCCAGCAGGATTCCTGTGATTATACAAGCCAAGAACACATGCTGGAAAGCAAACATCCCCAAAGTGCAGCTCCCAGTCGATCAAAACTCAAAAGGGATGCAATACATTTGgatgagaaaaaagagagaatcaAGAGCCCTGGGTGCCTCCCTGCAGGTCAGCACAGGGAAGTGCCTTTAATTCAGATAGAAACTGATCAGAGGGATGAACCAGATAAAGCCTCAGAGTCCTCAGCTTCATGGCACCCTGCCAGAAAGGAGgatcaaagcaaagaaaagcccATAGAAGCTTTGGATGAGAAGGACACAGGTTCCAGTTCCCTAATAAACAGGTAAGTGACAAAACAGCAAATCACCATATTGCCTTGGTGTTTGTTTTGACTTcctagtaaaaaaatttttgatAAAAGACTAAGATTAGAAGAGAAgcacttttaaagaaataaacaggtCTGGCTAAAGGCTTCTAATGGCACAACACACCCAATTATATATTACAGTGTCAGTTTCTGGAGCAAAATTACACTGAACAGGACAATACTGTGGTTCCAAGATTCAAATCTAATACTGCACAGACAACTAAGTTCTCCCACTACACATATTTAGGCCTCTCACTGTAAAGACAAGAAATATGGACAGAGTTTGAACTTTCATTTAGTGCTGGCAGGTacctcaattaaaaaaaaaaaaaatcaaatcagtcCAAGTAGAGAATAGAATATAGCAGAATTTGACCTGTAGTTCTCTACTAGCAATTTATGTACCTGGAAAAAAGACCAGACTTGCAAGAGCTAAAGCTCAGTTTAGTGCTTACAGTCTGGAACTACaagtaataaaaattctttagtgGAGGATATAACAGAGGGTTGGATAGGATATaacaggggttggacttgatgtcagaggtccct is a genomic window containing:
- the SPHKAP gene encoding A-kinase anchor protein SPHKAP; the protein is MSGRPPPAAASNFESPLMQEVPEHQSGSTDSSASSLGSSVTACKKILCSNSLLESTDYWLQNQRTPCQIGFLEDKSESNCASVCFVNLDANSDDCSDEQVKQRLISVSPNLPKLISSINVQPPKENEIVLLSGLASGNLQAEYEVPQCPWLADVCLVQCARGDRKNSASCIIFEINKFLIGLELVQERQLQIEAHVLKPEDDTNCSVSSIEEDFLTASEHLEDDNEAEEYKTGHDKLSVSEASSDAKKNKGKGFENLHYRKSRLPIIHEGNCINEDNAATRTSEAVNAVAEDGTLQPADMSDQEILMQKNLDERATSSLITTNLMSEVENSCSAHVLEDVSLTEMAKEELVPLCVQEPAKHSSKADGEDSAGVGQTDLPVQNEQATTGEYATNLAESVLQDAFIRLSQSQPTFSEEAAVSISVGSSSKSEDGSAPRSWNELPKIVIVQSPDSSENVADWPGSAFPNLCHWTESESSAEVSDYLEEEHSNGHGQSALEVALACAATVIGTISSPQAAEKFRRDQEATDSKSGGVGREELHPESSQVMDGSADTEYSFPSALCGMTQVASAVAICGLGDTKEEKYPAASSGLLSAAQTSAAITLHCSIAIGSSMEKLNHSIAEALLKEASIILTKPNTYKNVGHFMESINGKIIETTARPQVPQTKEVIRDELAQNLSNIILRHSIEEVRKRRLLHPHAEHSSTAKDIFTETANELLFNIIYFTCKKMNDIRQVEECSPLFSEDTKADQVTREATQAAAYETPRNPLDHFAVKPFSTPYSSSGGEDLGSDTNTEKCIVKDANSKTSATLNSEPTSRSTGPNTLATKTSPKKRYLKRTARDCYKFPNQSNNPHQKKDCRSFSDRENTFANNECRHSVQEQLSSSATMNAEDEVKPKSDTVLNNDVQVSLSLLGNHVLLPSQPVLQVKHSRGKYCITDYAEELAETVVSMATEIAAICLENSNGKQPWFCAWKRGNEYLVTQSLSCRSMKRKKETHANGSVVRKHRAPRLSEIKRKTDEHPELKERLMNRVVDESINLEDTPDSVNIFANEVAAKIMNLTELSMVDGIWQGPNHPRTRLHCERWSRAKASSCESIPEEDLDSKASFNTLGLMNTFGQSLSQTSSVSKQSSCESITDEFSRFMVNQMENEGRGFDLLLDYYAGKNANNILTSALQQVAKKNGHLNVRPSCPSKQSSTESITEEFYRYMLREIEKENKENLSSPLNSKDWCGSLLPPSLRSPFCFRQSSVPDSRSSGSRLTVSVPVKANSLDGFAHHHQDSLSLQPGNTVASSGLCKSDSCLYQRCKTDQITDMLIHETWASSIKSLMCKNKIIADEEEAAELDQFPSDSSPQVEQYANRLAANIVATGKNLIGAQQDSCDYTSQEHMLESKHPQSAAPSRSKLKRDAIHLDEKKERIKSPGCLPAGQHREVPLIQIETDQRDEPDKASESSASWHPARKEDQSKEKPIEALDEKDTGSSSLINSNSPQSRTDAEILGETKTAEEFPNHLSSSEESTGSWSQLANDEDNPDDTSSYLQLSERSLSNGNSSTTSSLGIMDLEIYQENVPSSLMTNELVEEKVFLKEQTENTEESTCGLSVGTANCQKDLLVINFDLEPECPDVELRATLQWIAASELGIPTIYFKKSQENRIEKFLDVVQLVQRKCWKVGDIFHAVVQYCKLSEEGREMPPSLFDWLLELG